From Medicago truncatula cultivar Jemalong A17 chromosome 7, MtrunA17r5.0-ANR, whole genome shotgun sequence, a single genomic window includes:
- the LOC11409358 gene encoding probable pectate lyase 8 — translation MELRFSSHFIFTILAITLLFAFTNAIDSNESRVVNGEEKLKMQSLNNSSMAESLSHDAINEHAVDNPEEIASMVDTTIRNHTERRSLSFFSCGTGNPMDDCWRCDKLWYRRRKRLADCAIGFGRNAIGGRDGRYYVVNNPRDDDPVNPRPGTLRHAVIQDRPLWIVFKRDMVITLKQELIMNSFKTIDGRGANVHIAFGACITIQFITNVIIHGVHIHDCKPTGNAMVRSSPSHFGWRTMADGDGISIFGSSHIWIDHNSLSNCADGLVDAIMGSTAITVSNNYFTHHNEVMLLGHSDSYVRDKQMQVTIAYNHFGEGLIQRMPRCRHGYFHVVNNDYTHWVMYAIGGSAEPTINSQGNRYLAPQNPFAKEVTKRVDTGSGIWKGWNWRSEGDLLLNGAFFTPSGRGAAASYARASSLGAKPSSLVGTLTAGAGVIKCRRGGMC, via the exons ATGGAGTTACGGTTTTCATCACACTTCATTTTCACCATTCTCGCTATCACGCTTCTTTTTGCTTTCACCAATGCTATTGATTCTAATGAATCACG TGTTGTGAATGGAGAAGAGAAGTTGAAGATGCAGAGCTTGAATAATTCATCAATGGCGGAAAG CTTAAGTCATGATGCTATCAACGAGCATGCAGTTGATAATCCAGAGGAGATTGCTTCCATGGTTGATAC GACTATACGCAATCACACGGAGAGAAGGAGTCTGAGTTTTTTCTCATGTGGGACTGGAAATCCAATGGATGACTGCTGGCGCTGTGACAAGCTTTGGTACCGCCGCCGAAAGCGGTTGGCTGATTGTGCCATTGGCTTTGGTCGCAATGCTATTGGTGGCCGCGACGGAAGGTACTACGTTGTGAATAACCCAAGAGATGACGACCCTGTGAACCCAAGACCTGGCACTCTCCGTCACGCCGTCATTCAAGATAGGCCATTGTGGATTGTGTTCAAGAGAGACATGGTGATCACCCTGAAGCAAGAATTGATCATGAACAGTTTTAAGACCATAGATGGTCGTGGTGCCAATGTTCATATTGCCTTTGGAGCATGCATTACTATTCAATTTATCACCAATGTCATCATCCATGGTGTCCATATCCATGATTGTAAGCCGACTGGAAATGCTATGGTTCGTAGCTCCCCTTCCCATTTTGGATGGAGGACAATGGCTGATGGTGATGGCATTTCCATCTTTGGTTCCAGTCATATTTGGATTGACCACAACTCTCTGTCTAATTGCGCTGATGGTCTTGTTGATGCTATTATGGGATCCACCGCCATTACCGTTTCCAATAACTACTTCACCCACCACAATGAG GTTATGCTATTGGGCCACAGTGACTCATATGTTCGTGACAAGCAGATGCAAGTAACCATTGCATACAACCATTTTGGGGAGGGTCTTATCCAAAGGATGCCAAG ATGCAGACACGGGTATTTCCACGTGGTAAACAATGACTATACACACTGGGTGATGTATGCTATTGGAGGCAGTGCTGAACCCACAATTAACAGCCAAGGCAACAGATACCTTGCCCCTCAGAATCCTTTTGCCAAAGAG GTGACAAAGAGGGTGGATACAGGGTCCGGAATATGGAAGGGTTGGAATTGGAGGTCTGAGGGAGACCTTTTGCTAAATGGAGCTTTTTTCACTCCATCAGGAAGAGGAGCTGCAGCAAGCTATGCTAGAGCCTCAAGTTTAGGGGCCAAACCATCTTCTTTAGTTGGTACTTTAACTGCAGGTGCTGGTGTTATTAAATGTCGCCGGGGTGGCATGTGTTAA